Proteins encoded together in one Gemmatimonadaceae bacterium window:
- a CDS encoding GNAT family N-acetyltransferase encodes MASAPGGSVYSLPGYLDALCTAGGGRFRILGVMRGEEIVGGVALYERTSRGGPFVSPRLLLYYNGVVVRRYETSYPSEATARHVKILTALETALSGMQLGSINLRSRGLHDVRPFVSKGWSVAPSYSYVVPLDLAAAWGKVEQNLRRLIDRARNAGMTLSDADDSFDDFFRLHEATLDRHGAGVYLPREAFRKFCGALGRNGLGKLYQVRTKDGAPAAAQLVLLGPHSVSHTACAGADPELNKQGASAFLRWSAFETLSALGYKGNDLTDASLNPVTHFKSQLGGTLELSLVLQSPRSRRYVWNERADTAVARARSRAGALVRRIARRGANGSEGSA; translated from the coding sequence GTGGCGAGCGCGCCCGGAGGAAGCGTCTACAGTCTTCCCGGCTACCTCGACGCGCTGTGCACCGCCGGCGGCGGACGCTTCCGAATTCTCGGCGTGATGCGCGGCGAGGAGATCGTCGGCGGGGTCGCGCTGTACGAGCGAACCTCGCGCGGCGGGCCGTTCGTCTCTCCGCGCCTCCTCTTGTACTACAACGGCGTCGTCGTCCGGCGGTATGAGACGTCGTACCCGTCCGAGGCGACCGCGCGCCATGTGAAGATTCTCACGGCGCTGGAGACGGCGCTGTCGGGAATGCAGCTCGGCAGCATCAACCTCCGCTCGCGTGGGCTGCACGACGTGCGACCGTTCGTTTCGAAGGGATGGAGCGTCGCGCCGAGCTACAGCTACGTCGTCCCGCTCGACCTCGCGGCGGCGTGGGGAAAAGTCGAACAGAATCTGCGCCGGCTCATCGATCGCGCGCGCAACGCCGGCATGACGCTGAGCGACGCCGATGATTCGTTCGACGACTTCTTCCGGTTGCACGAGGCGACGCTCGACCGCCATGGCGCGGGTGTCTATTTACCTCGCGAGGCGTTCCGCAAGTTCTGCGGCGCGCTCGGGCGAAACGGCTTGGGCAAGCTGTATCAGGTTCGAACAAAGGACGGCGCTCCGGCCGCCGCGCAGCTGGTCCTGCTCGGACCGCACTCGGTGAGTCATACCGCGTGCGCCGGAGCGGACCCCGAGCTCAACAAACAGGGCGCATCGGCATTCCTGCGTTGGAGCGCCTTCGAGACGCTGTCCGCGCTCGGCTACAAAGGAAACGACCTCACCGACGCGTCGCTCAATCCGGTCACTCACTTCAAGAGCCAACTCGGCGGGACGCTCGAGCTTTCGCTCGTGCTCCAGAGTCCGCGCTCGCGTCGCTACGTCTGGAACGAACGGGCCGACACCGCGGTCGCGCGCGCGCGAAGCCGGGCGGGCGCGCTCGTGAGACGCATCGCGCGGCGCGGTGCAAACGGGAGCGAGGGAAGCGCGTGA